In Betaproteobacteria bacterium, the sequence AGGGTGTTTGGCCTTCGCCTCATCGTAGGTCAGCCCCTCAAATACGCCATAACGGCGCTCGCGCATCTCGGGTACGGAGGCCGGCACCAGCCCCAGCTCTGCACCAATGGATTGCGCGGTAGTCCATGCCCGCTTCAGATCACTGCTATAGAGTGCCACGATACCAGCCGACTTCAGCCAGCGTCCCGCCGCCACGGCCTGCCGTCGGCCAATGTCGTTCAGACCGATATCAATCTGCCCCTGGATACGCCGCTCGGCATTCCACTCGGTCTCGCCATGGCGTACCAGACAGATTTGCGTGGCCCGACTTGTAGGGATTTCCATCATTCTCTACCTCTTGAATTCACTGTAAATTGCGCGGCACAAGATTAAAAAACCTCGGCCACCTCAGAAGCCGGGAATTCTATCAACCGAGGAGGAATTTTCGTGACCCTTCTGCTCAAGCTCTCGCAACTGATCGACTGGCTCAACGCCCGCGTCGCCAAAGGCGCATTCTGGCTGGTACTGGTAATGACCCTGATCAGCGCCGCCAACGCCAGTTATCGCTTCGTCTTCAACGACAGCTCCAATGGCCTGCTGGAGATTCAGTGGTATTTGTTTGCCGCGATATTCCTGCTTTGCTCGCCCTACACCCTGCAAAACAACGAACACGTTCGCATCGACGTGCTGTCCGGCAAACTTTCACCACGCGGACTGGCCGTCATCGACATCATAGGCAGCCTCTTTTTCCTGTTGCCCATGGTGATCCTGGTGCTCGTGCTGTCCATCCCGCTCGTCGCCGAGTCCTACCGGATTACCGAGTACTCGGCCAATGCCGGCGGATTGCTTCGCTGGCCGGTAAAGGCGCTGTTGCCGATCGGCTTTACCTTGCTTGCCCTGCAGGGGGTTTCCGAGCTCATCAAGCGTATCGCCTTCCTGCTTGGCAGGATTGAGGATCCCAACCGCAAGGACAAAGGCCCTTCGGCCGAAGAGGAACTGGCAGCAGCCATCGCTGCCTCAAAAACCCGGGAGGCCAAATAATGGTCTGGGTCATCGCCAACATGGCGCCGCTGATGTTCGGCGCGCTGGTACTCTTTCTGCTGTTCGGCTATCCGGTCGCCTTCGCCCTGGCCGCCAACGGCATCGTCTTCGGCCTGCTCGGGATTGAACTCGGTCTCTTGCACCCGGCGCTCTTTCAGGCACTGCCTGAAAGAATTTTCGGCATCATGGCCAACGACACGCTGCTGGCCATTCCTTTCTTTACCTTCATGGGCCTGATACTCGAACGATCCGGCATGGCCGAAGATCTGCTTGATACGATCGGACAGCTTTTCGGCCCGATGCGCGGCGGCCTGGCCTATGCAGTGATCTTCGTCGGCGCACTGTTGGCAGCCACGACCGGCGTCGTGGCTGCCTCAGTGATCTCGATGGGTTTGATTTCGCTGCCCATCATGCTTCGCTATGGCTACGACAAGCGTCTGGCGGCGGGTGTCATCGCCGCATCCGGCACGCTGGCCCAGATCATTCCGCCATCACTGGTGCTGATCATCATGGCTGACCAGTTGGGCAAATCGGTCGGCGACATGTACGAAGGGGCTTTCATTCCGGGCATGGTGCTCACCGGCATGTATTTCGGCTACGTGCTGCTCATGTCGATTTTCAAGCCTGCCTCTTGCCCCGCGCTGCCGCCGGAAGCACGCAGCCTGCGCGGCTTTAAGCTGCTGGCGCGCGTGCTGACCACGCTGGTGCCTCCACTGGTACTGATCTTTCTGGTCCTCGGCACCATTTTCCTCGGTGTCGCCACGCCCACTGAAGGTGGTGCGATGGGTGCGGCTGGCGCGCTGATTCTTGCCGTTGCTCGCCGGCGCCTGAACATCAAGCTGCTCAAGCAGGCAATGGAAACTACCGGCAAGCTGTCTTCGTTTGTCATCTTCATTCTGGTGGGCTCGACGGTATTTGGCCTGGTCTTCCGCGGCGTCAACGGTGACCTGTGGGTTGAACACTTGCTGCTTGGTCTGCCGGGCGGCCAAATTGGCTTCCTGATCGTGGTCAATCTTCTGGTTTTCGTGCTAGCTTTCTTCCTCGACTTCTTCGAACTCTCCTTCATCATCGTGCCACTGCTGGCCCCGGTGGCGGACAAACTGGGCATCGACCTGGTCTGGTTCGGCATTCTGCTCGCGGTTAACATGCAGACTTCGTTCATGCACCCACCTTTCGGCTTCGCGCTTTTCTACCTGCGTTCGGTGGCGCCATCTTCGGTCAAGACCACCGACATCTACTGGGGTGCCATTCCATTCGTCTGCATCCAGATCATCATGGTCGCGCTGATCATCATCTTCCCTAACATCGTCAGCTATGGCGACGAGACTCATAAGGCGCATCAGCAGATGGAACGCAATGGCACGGCACCTGCGCCGGTCGATCTCGACACACTAATGAAGCAGTCGAGGCAGGATTCAGACGGCCAGGACAAGGCATCAGCCGATCTTTTGAGAAGGCTTCAGGGCGACAGCAAGTAAGCTTTCTTGGTGCGATACGAAACGGGGTCGCAAGGCCCCGTTTTTTCGTCTGGATCACGGGATAAAGGGCAACACCAGTTCGCTGGTATCACGGGCATTTCCCGATAAACGTCGGCACTCGGCGATGAACGTCCGGGTGGCCGTACTGAGGTGCCGCTGGCGTTGGCGAACAAATTGAAATCGCCGCCGCAGGACCAGTTCGGGCGTCTTGATCTCAACCAGACTGCCGCGCCGCAAGGCTTCGCGCAGGGAGAGACGTGAGAGGCAGCCGACCCCCAGTCCGGATTCGACGGCCCGCTTGATCGCCTCGGTATGTTCGAGTTGCAGGCAGACATCGGCATCCGCCCCTGCCTCCCGCATGGCGCGATCAAAAAGCGCGCGGGTGCCC encodes:
- a CDS encoding histidine phosphatase family protein, with the translated sequence MMEIPTSRATQICLVRHGETEWNAERRIQGQIDIGLNDIGRRQAVAAGRWLKSAGIVALYSSDLKRAWTTAQSIGAELGLVPASVPEMRERRYGVFEGLTYDEAKAKHPAGYAAFEGRNANYDFENGESLHAMFARVTGKLQALAAAHPGQSIAIVLHGGVLDIINRFVRGNPLEKPRDFLIPNAGINWIAMENGEWCLNTWGETDHLEAGALDELPS
- a CDS encoding TRAP transporter small permease subunit — encoded protein: MTLLLKLSQLIDWLNARVAKGAFWLVLVMTLISAANASYRFVFNDSSNGLLEIQWYLFAAIFLLCSPYTLQNNEHVRIDVLSGKLSPRGLAVIDIIGSLFFLLPMVILVLVLSIPLVAESYRITEYSANAGGLLRWPVKALLPIGFTLLALQGVSELIKRIAFLLGRIEDPNRKDKGPSAEEELAAAIAASKTREAK
- a CDS encoding TRAP transporter large permease subunit, translated to MVWVIANMAPLMFGALVLFLLFGYPVAFALAANGIVFGLLGIELGLLHPALFQALPERIFGIMANDTLLAIPFFTFMGLILERSGMAEDLLDTIGQLFGPMRGGLAYAVIFVGALLAATTGVVAASVISMGLISLPIMLRYGYDKRLAAGVIAASGTLAQIIPPSLVLIIMADQLGKSVGDMYEGAFIPGMVLTGMYFGYVLLMSIFKPASCPALPPEARSLRGFKLLARVLTTLVPPLVLIFLVLGTIFLGVATPTEGGAMGAAGALILAVARRRLNIKLLKQAMETTGKLSSFVIFILVGSTVFGLVFRGVNGDLWVEHLLLGLPGGQIGFLIVVNLLVFVLAFFLDFFELSFIIVPLLAPVADKLGIDLVWFGILLAVNMQTSFMHPPFGFALFYLRSVAPSSVKTTDIYWGAIPFVCIQIIMVALIIIFPNIVSYGDETHKAHQQMERNGTAPAPVDLDTLMKQSRQDSDGQDKASADLLRRLQGDSK